The Gemella haemolysans genome includes a region encoding these proteins:
- a CDS encoding ABC transporter ATP-binding protein, whose protein sequence is MITFKNFNYKYVESKKLNIEDLSLEIKKGECILFTGASGCGKTTIMRVLNGLAPEFFDGGFSGEFKVAHLSIGDRLKDFSKVVGSVFQNPKNQFFNLDSTSELAFSMENYGYSKPEIQNRIDEVVNEFAADYLLDRNVLELSGGEKQKLAFMASMMLDADVYVLDEITSNLDLKSIKLISSIIEALKNKGKTIIVAEHRIYYLKNLIDRMYIIKDGRLVHEVTKEQLSDFDSRACQTRQIDLSKVELGRKEPRKNKENYLYIEQLDYEVHNHQVYLKNESFSSSKIYSIIGANGCGKTTFANALSGLHKSKHKVTLNGKNLNKKDLIRSTFQVMQDVNYQLFTNLVEKEIKLGSENLELFDEVVDKLNIRKFLNRHPNTLSGGEKQRVAIASALLSNKKILVFDEPTSGLDYVNMIELSYLIQQIAKDDVVIFIITHDYEFLCQVSDEVLFFDKQGIKERIEVNESNKNRILEKMS, encoded by the coding sequence TTGATAACATTTAAAAATTTTAATTACAAATATGTTGAATCTAAAAAATTAAATATTGAAGATTTGTCACTAGAAATTAAAAAAGGTGAATGTATTCTGTTTACGGGAGCAAGTGGCTGTGGAAAAACAACAATTATGAGGGTATTAAATGGTCTAGCTCCTGAATTTTTTGATGGTGGTTTTAGTGGAGAATTTAAAGTTGCACATCTAAGTATAGGAGATAGATTAAAAGATTTCTCTAAAGTAGTAGGAAGTGTATTTCAAAATCCTAAGAATCAGTTTTTCAATTTAGACTCTACTAGCGAACTAGCTTTTAGTATGGAAAATTATGGTTATTCTAAACCTGAAATTCAAAATAGAATTGATGAAGTAGTAAATGAGTTTGCTGCTGATTATCTATTGGATAGAAACGTCTTAGAATTAAGTGGTGGCGAAAAACAAAAACTGGCTTTTATGGCAAGTATGATGCTTGATGCTGATGTTTATGTTCTTGATGAAATTACTAGTAATCTAGATTTAAAATCTATAAAACTAATATCTTCAATAATAGAAGCATTGAAAAATAAAGGAAAGACAATAATTGTAGCTGAGCATAGAATTTACTATTTAAAGAATTTAATCGATAGAATGTATATTATTAAAGATGGTAGACTAGTTCACGAAGTTACAAAAGAACAGCTTTCTGATTTTGATAGTAGAGCGTGTCAAACTAGACAAATAGATTTATCAAAAGTAGAGCTTGGTAGGAAAGAACCTAGAAAGAATAAAGAGAATTATTTATATATTGAGCAACTAGATTATGAAGTCCATAATCATCAAGTTTATTTAAAAAATGAGAGTTTTTCTTCATCAAAAATTTATTCTATAATTGGTGCTAATGGATGCGGAAAGACTACTTTTGCTAATGCTCTAAGTGGACTACATAAATCTAAACATAAAGTTACACTTAATGGAAAAAATCTTAATAAAAAAGATTTAATACGTAGTACATTCCAAGTAATGCAAGATGTGAATTATCAATTATTTACTAACCTTGTTGAAAAGGAGATTAAGTTAGGTAGTGAGAATTTAGAGTTATTTGATGAAGTAGTAGATAAATTAAATATTAGGAAATTTTTAAATCGTCATCCTAATACATTATCTGGAGGAGAAAAACAAAGGGTAGCGATAGCATCTGCTTTATTGTCTAATAAAAAAATCTTAGTATTTGATGAACCAACGAGTGGACTAGATTATGTAAATATGATAGAACTAAGTTATTTGATCCAGCAAATAGCTAAAGATGATGTAGTGATATTTATAATTACCCACGATTATGAATTTTTATGTCAAGTCTCTGACGAAGTACTTTTCTTTGATAAACAAGGTATAAAAGAACGTATAGAGGTAAATGAGTCTAATAAAAATAGAATATTAGAAAAGATGAGTTAA
- a CDS encoding energy-coupling factor transporter transmembrane component T has protein sequence MLKLDIRTKIFILIIANILMFKMMSISMHLVIALCFSIYLGISSNFKRMIRFFGIYLFFTAYEVFFAHTVTLQVVDSFLLLTALMFKTLYFPLCAGMALVSSSKVSELICFLRSIRLPKKMIIVLAVLYRFFPVLLTDYKLIKNSLKMKGIGVSRGYYLLHPFKFFEYIFVPYVIISTNIANELSVSCLCRGIDNEEKPTSYIELKFNKIDYLVMVAVTIIFCFIMFMR, from the coding sequence ATGTTGAAGTTAGATATAAGAACTAAGATTTTTATATTGATCATTGCTAATATTTTAATGTTTAAAATGATGTCAATTAGCATGCATTTAGTTATTGCACTTTGTTTTTCAATATACTTAGGTATAAGTTCTAACTTTAAAAGAATGATTAGATTTTTCGGGATATATCTTTTCTTTACAGCATATGAAGTTTTCTTTGCTCATACCGTAACGCTTCAAGTTGTTGATAGCTTTTTATTACTAACTGCACTAATGTTTAAAACGTTATATTTCCCATTATGTGCGGGTATGGCGTTAGTTAGTAGTTCAAAAGTATCTGAATTGATATGTTTTTTAAGAAGTATTAGATTACCAAAGAAAATGATAATAGTTCTTGCAGTTTTATACAGATTTTTCCCTGTATTACTTACTGACTACAAACTAATAAAGAATTCGTTAAAAATGAAGGGGATTGGAGTAAGTAGAGGTTACTACTTACTTCATCCATTTAAATTTTTTGAATATATATTTGTTCCTTATGTAATTATAAGTACAAATATTGCTAATGAACTTTCTGTTTCGTGTTTGTGCCGTGGTATAGATAATGAAGAAAAACCAACTAGTTATATTGAATTAAAATTTAACAAGATTGATTATTTGGTCATGGTAGCTGTTACTATAATTTTTTGTTTTATTATGTTTATGAGGTGA
- a CDS encoding MptD family putative ECF transporter S component, which produces MTELKYINKEENKNLQIKDLITLGLYTILLILVMAVGIGISTLLTSLIFGGKVYFATYTSITAALVCGSVYSLIFNKINKNMAIFIMIAIIGIFMTVSGHSVVGGVVLIGAAVLAEIAFRYGNEYLSYLFFNLGNIGLILPMFFMKDAYVKHLQNRNYSQEKINLVMSSSDMKTFIFIVIFTIIFSIIGTYLGRKLYFKNFNKAGI; this is translated from the coding sequence ATGACAGAATTAAAATATATAAATAAAGAAGAAAATAAAAATTTACAGATTAAAGATTTAATTACTTTAGGACTTTATACTATTTTATTAATTCTTGTAATGGCTGTGGGAATTGGAATTTCTACACTTTTAACATCCTTGATATTTGGCGGAAAAGTCTATTTTGCTACCTATACTTCTATTACAGCTGCTCTAGTTTGTGGAAGTGTATATAGTTTAATTTTTAATAAAATCAATAAAAATATGGCTATATTTATAATGATAGCAATTATTGGTATTTTTATGACTGTATCAGGGCACTCTGTTGTAGGTGGTGTTGTTCTAATTGGAGCGGCTGTTTTAGCGGAGATTGCATTTAGATATGGAAATGAATATTTATCATACTTATTCTTTAATTTAGGAAATATCGGATTAATATTACCAATGTTCTTTATGAAAGATGCATATGTAAAACATCTTCAAAATAGAAATTATTCTCAAGAAAAAATTAACTTAGTTATGAGTTCTTCTGATATGAAGACATTTATTTTTATAGTTATCTTTACGATTATTTTCTCAATTATTGGAACATACCTTGGAAGAAAATTATATTTCAAGAATTTCAATAAAGCAGGTATATAG
- the tpx gene encoding thiol peroxidase, translating to MKKTISFKGTPVTIEDKLNLGEVFPNFRAVTKTLSEFELSDYKGKKVIVNTFPSVDTGVCALQTINFNKAVGDLTDTVVITVSKDLPFALGRFCADKEINNAITVSDYKYRDFENNNGLLIEELGLLSRAVFVLDEQGVIRYKEVLEEIGEEPNYNNALDALKKL from the coding sequence ATGAAGAAAACAATAAGCTTTAAAGGAACACCAGTTACTATTGAAGACAAGCTAAACTTAGGGGAAGTTTTCCCGAATTTTAGAGCTGTTACTAAAACATTATCAGAGTTTGAATTATCAGATTATAAAGGGAAAAAAGTAATTGTCAACACATTCCCATCAGTAGACACAGGAGTATGTGCTTTACAAACTATTAACTTTAATAAAGCAGTAGGGGATTTAACTGATACAGTAGTAATCACAGTATCAAAAGACTTACCATTTGCATTAGGAAGATTCTGTGCTGATAAAGAAATTAACAATGCAATTACTGTTTCTGACTATAAATATCGTGATTTTGAAAACAACAATGGATTATTAATTGAAGAATTAGGTTTATTATCACGAGCTGTATTTGTTCTTGATGAACAAGGAGTTATTCGCTATAAAGAAGTGTTAGAGGAAATCGGTGAAGAGCCAAACTATAACAATGCTCTAGATGCACTGAAGAAATTATAG
- a CDS encoding DUF5776 domain-containing protein, producing the protein MSKEEKDIVVKNDTTDTTEEKDNSTSFFGRFKKQVKTLNFKNNESKENSNSHIDESAIEKELREKEKEVKKQEQELKKRALELEKAKKQFEEQQRKIEEEKKKNELARAEKERLEKERIAREKELERQRIEKEKAEKREQERLEKERIAREKELERQRIEKEKAEKREQERLEKERIAREKELERQRIEKEKAEKREQERLEKERIAREKELERQRIEKEKAEQREKERLEKERIEKEQEEKRKREFRRKEKEFKLSEDKKKLELLQKENEMREHENTLLSLQTSLISLEDKIEEKKLTISTLKNRKTDKEKIMLEEKRLSVLNSQRQVVLKDITTEKKAIEKIQKNLDIEYKLDGLKKEIHSIKKEVVNEDETAFKVKYIDNKSKNIFVVSLLSIKAFISKSILRNKVENYDKIQKVSKNIKVRIATSIILALLLSICFLVTLKFISSAKEHYVGFGETNNSAVDTTDELKKQKEAEEKEKILKAQEQANAVRIDSEAQDEEITAKLAGTFSSYSFDVDREVTVNKKIHAFKSASWSEPGDVIEPGTKLTVDKIVSPAGYIMYHISSGNLQGQYITANEKFVSVDKKNDQLENFISRPVAIKFLTTQNIYSDESLSSVRSTYGNGAQLNITGIGISKNNRLIYHVADGSFVPVNPVRVTETNREAPKQKNNDNKNTTNSQNTQNQNTQKRTTR; encoded by the coding sequence ATGTCAAAAGAAGAAAAAGATATAGTAGTTAAAAATGATACTACAGACACGACTGAAGAAAAAGATAACTCTACATCTTTTTTTGGTCGTTTTAAAAAACAAGTTAAGACTCTTAATTTTAAAAATAATGAATCTAAGGAAAATAGTAATTCCCATATTGATGAATCCGCTATTGAAAAAGAACTTCGAGAAAAAGAAAAAGAAGTAAAAAAACAAGAACAAGAATTAAAAAAACGAGCTTTAGAGCTAGAAAAAGCTAAAAAACAATTTGAAGAACAACAACGTAAAATAGAAGAAGAGAAGAAGAAAAATGAACTTGCTCGTGCTGAAAAAGAAAGACTTGAAAAAGAACGTATTGCTCGTGAAAAAGAATTAGAACGTCAACGCATCGAAAAAGAAAAAGCTGAAAAACGTGAACAAGAACGTCTTGAAAAAGAACGTATCGCTCGTGAAAAAGAATTAGAACGTCAACGCATCGAAAAAGAAAAAGCTGAAAAACGTGAACAAGAACGTCTTGAAAAAGAACGTATCGCTCGTGAAAAAGAATTAGAACGTCAACGCATCGAAAAAGAAAAAGCTGAAAAACGTGAACAAGAACGTCTTGAAAAAGAACGTATCGCTCGCGAAAAAGAATTAGAGCGTCAACGTATAGAAAAAGAAAAAGCTGAACAAAGAGAAAAAGAGCGCCTTGAAAAAGAACGTATCGAAAAAGAACAAGAAGAAAAAAGAAAAAGAGAATTTAGACGAAAAGAAAAAGAATTTAAGTTATCAGAAGATAAGAAAAAATTAGAGCTATTACAAAAAGAAAATGAGATGAGAGAACACGAAAACACTCTTCTATCATTACAAACTTCATTAATTTCTCTAGAAGATAAAATAGAAGAAAAGAAACTTACTATCTCTACTCTAAAAAATAGAAAAACTGATAAAGAGAAAATAATGCTAGAAGAAAAAAGACTTAGTGTTTTAAATTCTCAAAGACAAGTTGTGTTAAAAGATATTACAACTGAAAAAAAAGCCATAGAAAAAATTCAAAAAAATCTTGATATTGAATATAAACTAGATGGTCTTAAAAAGGAAATTCACAGTATCAAAAAAGAAGTTGTTAATGAAGATGAAACAGCATTTAAAGTTAAATATATTGACAATAAATCTAAAAATATATTCGTGGTATCTCTTCTAAGTATTAAAGCTTTCATTTCTAAATCTATTTTAAGAAATAAAGTTGAGAATTATGATAAAATACAAAAAGTATCCAAAAATATTAAGGTTAGAATCGCAACTTCAATAATTTTAGCATTATTATTATCAATTTGTTTCTTAGTTACTCTGAAATTCATTTCTTCTGCAAAAGAGCACTATGTAGGATTCGGTGAAACTAACAATAGTGCCGTCGATACTACAGACGAATTGAAAAAACAAAAAGAAGCTGAGGAAAAAGAAAAAATTCTTAAAGCGCAAGAACAAGCCAACGCCGTTCGTATAGATTCAGAAGCGCAAGATGAAGAAATAACTGCAAAATTAGCTGGAACATTCTCATCTTACTCATTCGACGTAGACCGTGAAGTTACAGTTAATAAAAAAATTCATGCATTTAAATCAGCTAGTTGGTCTGAACCTGGAGATGTAATTGAACCTGGAACAAAACTAACAGTAGATAAAATAGTCTCTCCAGCTGGATACATCATGTATCATATTTCATCAGGTAACTTACAAGGGCAATATATTACAGCAAATGAAAAATTTGTTTCTGTAGATAAGAAAAATGATCAACTTGAAAACTTTATCTCTCGTCCAGTAGCAATTAAATTCTTGACTACACAAAATATTTATTCAGACGAGTCTCTAAGCAGCGTCAGATCAACTTATGGTAATGGAGCCCAATTAAATATTACTGGTATTGGTATTTCTAAAAATAATAGATTAATATATCATGTAGCTGATGGATCTTTTGTACCTGTTAATCCAGTTCGTGTAACTGAAACAAACAGAGAAGCACCTAAACAAAAGAATAATGATAATAAAAATACTACTAATTCTCAAAATACCCAAAATCAAAACACTCAAAAAAGAACAACTAGATAA